The segment CTCGGCGGAGTTGTTCGCGAGCGACAAAGAGCGCGCGGAGCATCTCATGCTCGTCGATCTGATCCGCAACGACCTCGGTCGCGTGGCGGACTACGGCAGCGTGCGCGTCGCGGAGTTCATGGCGCTTGAGCGCTACTCGCACGTGATGCATATCGTCTCACAGGTGGAAGCGCGACTGGCGCGCGGCCGATCCTGGGCGGAGGTCCTGCGCGCGATGTTCCCCGGCGGTACGATCACCGGCTGCCCGAAGATCCGGACGATGGAAATCATCGAGGAACTGGAGCCAGTGGGCCGCGGATTCTACACCGGTGCGCTCGGCTGGATCGGCTACAACGGAGCGATGGAAATGAACATCGTGATCCGGTCGATGCTGGTGAAGGACGGCGTGGCGCACGTGCAGGCCGGCGCGGGAATCGTGGCCGATTCGCAGCCCGAGCGCGAACTCGACGAGTCGCTCCGAAAAGCGCAGGCTCTGTGGGTCGCGCTCGAGCAAGCGGGCGCCGAATCCAATGCCTGAAGTTGCCACCCCGCCTCCGCCCGCTCCCGTCTACCTCGACGGCCGGTTAGTTCCCGCTGCGGCCGCTGTGCTGCCCGCGGATGACCACGGCGTGCTGTTCGGGCTTGGGTTCTACGAAACGTTTCGGACGAGTGGGGGCCGGCCGCATCTCTGGAGTTATCACCGGCAACGACTCGGGCTGGCGTGTGCCCGGGCGGGAATTTCCCTGCCGTCCCACGCGCTGGCCAACGATGAGGAGAGATTGCGCGCGGTGGCCGGCGAGATGTTGAAGAGCTTTGGCGTACATGATGCGGTCTTTCGCTACACGATCACAGCGGGCACCAGCAATTCGTCGGCGAGCGGGCTGTCCGGCGACCCGCTCTACGCGGAGCCGCACGAATTGATGACGGTGCGGGCGGCGCCAGCGCCGCCGAACGCCGAAGGGGTCCGGCTGCACGTCCTGAACCTTCGCCGGGACAGTGGGGAATGGCTGCCTCGGCCGAAGAGCATCGCGTGCGCCAACGTGTTGCTCGGCGCTGCCGAATTGCGGCAGCGCGCCGCGGAGCCAGCCGACGAAGGCCTTTTGCTGAACCGCGAGGATCGGTGGGTCATCGAAACGTTGCGGCAAAACGTCGCGTGGATTTCCGACGGTCGACTCTGTTATCCGGACCTGGCGCTGGGTGCGATCGCGGGGACGTGCCTGGCGTGGGTCCTCGAGCTTGGTTGCCCTTCCGCTCCGCGCCGCGCGCACGTCGATGAACTGTTGCAGGCGGACGCCGTGCTCGTGATGAATTCGGTCCGCGGGATCACGCCGGTGCGAGAGATTCGCGGACAGGCGGGAGAGGTGCTGCGCGCGGAGATCGCGTCGCACGAGGATCCATTTGTTACGTCACTATCCCGACAGTGGAGCGAAGCACTGGACGCCACGGCGCGCGGCGCATGAGCGACTACACTGCCGCGACTCGTTACTTGCTCGAGTTGAAGACCCGCGGCGTGGCGCTGGGTCTCGAGCGGATGCGACGCTTCGTCGCATTGCTCGGCGATCCTCACCTCGCCGTGCCTTGCATCCACGTCGCCGGCACGAACGGAAAGGGCTCGGTCGCGGCGATGCTCGAGGCGATCCTGCGCAGCGCGGGCTGGCGCACGGGGCTGTATACGTCGCCGCATCTCGTCCGGCTCGGCGAACGCGTGCAGGTGAATCGCCGGAGTCTCGCCGAGCATGAGATCGCCGGCTACGTCGAGGAACTGCGGCGCGTGGCCGAGGGGATGGAGGCGGAGCAGGGCGCGGAGCGGCGCCCGAGCTATTTCGAGTTCATGACCGCGCTCGCGTTCCTGCATTTTCAACGGAGTGGTTGCGACGTCGCGGTGATCGAGGTGGGCCTCGGCGGCCGGCTGGATGCGACCAATGTGGTCGAACCCGAGGTGAGTGTGATCACGTCGATCGGGCTCGACCACGTCGAGCAGCTGGGGCCGACGCTCCTCGCGATCGCGGGCGAGAAGGCGGGGATCATCAAACGCGGACGTCCGGTGGTGATCGGCCGGTTGTCAGCGGAGGCGGAGCAGGTGATTCGTTCCGTCGCGGCCGAGCAGCACGCGCCGCTCGTGTCGGTGCGTGCGGATTTTGGCGAGGCGATCGAACATTACCCGCGAACCAATTTGCCGGGTCACTATCAGCGTTGGAACGCCGCCACGGCCACACTCGCCGCGTGCGCGTTGCCGGCGCGGTGGCGGATCGACGGCGGCGTGATCGAACGCGCGCTGCAGCAGGTGGACTGGCCGGGCCGATGGCAGCGTTTCGCAGTCGATAGGCGAACTGTCATCCTGGACACGTCGCACAATCCGGAGGGGATGGAGGTGCTCGACAGCAGCCTGGCTCGGCTCGTGGCGGAAACCGGGCGGCAGCCGATCATCGTGGCCGGCGCGCTGGGGCCGGCGCGGGCGCGAGCGTTGTTGCCCGTGGTCTGCCTGCACGCCGCGGAATTGCGGCTGGTCGTTCCGCGACAGTCACGGGCATGCAGCTTTGAGCAACTGGAGAGCTTGGTGCCGGCGGACTTCCGCGGCCGGGTCGAGCGATCCAGCGTGGACGCGCTGTTCCCCGGGCCCGACCAATGCACGGCAGGCGAGCCGGGCGGGGTGGTGGTCGTGACCGGCTCTATCTATCTAGTAGGCGAAGTGCTGGCGCGGCTTGAGCCCGAACGCGGGCCGGACGACGGCCAGCTGCAGGATTTCTGAAAAGAGGGCGGTCGGGTGAAACTTTGCCCTTTACAGTCGAGGGCGGCTTCTCTGTTTTCGACCGCTCTCTCCATGCAAAAGACCAAAAAGTCCATTGCCAAGCGCTTCAAGCTGACCGCTCGCGGTAAGCTCGTGCGCCGCACGCCTGGCTTTCGTCACCTGCTGGCCACCAAGAGCTCGAAGCAAAAGCGTCGGGCCTCGCGGGACAAGCTGGTGGCCGAGGGTCACGCTGCGCCGCTGAAGCGCGCGCTGCCGTTCGGCCTGTAAGCCGTCGCCACGCGTTCACCATAACTTCGCCAGGCGGGTGAATCCCTAAGCCGACCCGCCGGCGACCAACCTACCAAACCAACATGGCTCGTGTCACAAACTCCCCCGCGTCGCGCAAGCGCCGCAAGAAAGTGCTGAAATACGCCAAGGGCTATTTCGGCAGCAAATCGAAGCTCTACCGCTACGCCAAGGAAGCGGTTCAGCACGCCTGGCAGTACGCCTACGACCACCGCCGGAAGAAGAAGTCCGACTTCCGCGCGCTCTGGATCGTCCGGGTGAACGCCGCCTGCCGCAACGCCGGCATCAGCTACAGCCGCTTCATGGAAGGCCTCAAGGCCGCGAATATCGCCCTCGATCGCAAGGTCCTCGCGGATCTCGCGGTGCGCGATGAGGCCGGCTTTAACGTCCTGGTCAAGCAAGCCCAGGACGCGTTGAAGACCAAGGCCGCTTCCGCGAAGAAGGCCTAACTCTCCCAAACGCGAGCCCGGCAAAGGCTCGCCTCCTTGCTGTTTCCCGGAGGACGGGCCTCGACCGAGGCGCCGTCCTTCTTTTTTTGGCTTCGAACAGAAGGAAACCAAGGAAACGAAGCGTGTTTCCCTTGCTTTCCTCTGGGTTTCACCTGCTTCGCCGCGATTCGATCTGATCGTTCCCGCGAAAAAAGCCTTCGTTACCTTCGTTATCTTCTGTTCAGATCCGACCTTCCTCATGCAAGAACAACTTTCCGCCCTGCTCGCCAAAGCGCAGAATGAACTGCCAGCGCTGAAAACACGGCCGGAGTTCGAAGCTGCGAAGGCCCGATTCGTCGGTCCGCACGGTGAACTCACCGCGCTGATGAAGCAGATGGGCACCGTGCCGAAAGAGCAACGGCCCGCCCTCGGCAAGCTCATCAACGAAACCAAGGGGCAGCTGCAGCAACAGCTCGACGCCGCGCTGCGCACGATCGAGGCGGGAGAACTGCAGGCCCAGCTCGGGCCCGCGGTCGATCCCACGCTGCCGTCGCCCGATGCCGGCCCCGGCACGTATCACCCGCTCACGCTTGTGCGCGAGGAGATGTGCCGGATCCTGCGCAAGGTCGGTTTCACCGTGGCTGACGGGCCGGAGGTGGAGACGGAGTTCTACTGCTTCGATGCGTTGAACACGCCGCCGGATCACCCGGCGCGCGACGCCCAGGACACGTTCTATTTTCCCGACAACGCGCGGTTCGGCAACGTGAGCAAGAAGCACGCGCACGAGAAATACCTGCTGCGCACGCACACCTCGTCGGTCCAGATCCGCACGATGCTGAAAGGTGAGCCGCCGATCCGGATCGTCTCGCCGGGCCGCGTCTACCGGCGAGACACGACGGACGCCACGCACTCGGCCAACTTCCACCAGCTCGAGTGCCTCTACGTCGACAAGCACGTCACCGTCCGCGATCTGAAGGCGCTGCTCGACTACATCTTCGCTTCGCTGCTCGGGCCGGACACGAAGACGCGATTCCGGCCGCACTACTTCGGCTACACCGAGCCGAGCTTCGAGGTCGACCTGACCGCGAAGCACCTGCCGAAAGTGAACAAGGAATGGATCGAGATCGGCGGCTGCGGCATGGTCGATCCGGCGGTGTTTGCGGCAGTCGGCTACGATCCGGAGACGTGGACCGGCTACGCGTTCGGCATGGGCCTCGAGCGGCTGGCGATGCTGCTCTACGGCATCGATGACATCCGCTACTTCTACCAGAACGACCTCCGCTTCCTGAAACAGTTCGCGTGAAAAATTGCGGTTGAACAGAAGGCCACGAAGGGAACGAAGCGACCAACGAATGCATCCGCTGTTTCACAAAGCCGACGCGTTAAGTGGCGACGTGATCGGAGCAGCCATCGAGGTCCACCGCGACAAAGGTCCCGGCCTTCTGGAGTCGATCTACGAGCGTTGCTTGATCCACGAGTTGTCGTTACGCGGACATTCCTCCGTAAACCAGAAGCTTGTTCGGATCACCTACAAGGATCTCACCTTTGACGAACCTCTTCGTTTCGACGTGCTGGTGAACGATTGTCTTTTGATCGAAGCGAAGTCGGTTGAAAAAATTCTCCCGATTCACAAGGCGCAACTTCTGAGCTACATGAAGCTGCTCAACGTCCCTGTCGGTCTGCTTATCAATTTCCACGAAGCGGTTCTGAGAAACGGAATCAGCCGCCTCATCCTGCCGGGCTCCAATCTATCATAGCTCTTCGTTTCCTTCGTTCCCTTTTGTTCAAGCTTCCCCGTGAAAATCTCCCTCAACTGGCTTAAGGATTACGTTCAGCTCGACGCGTCCGTCGACGAGATCTGCCGGGCGATCACGTTTCTCGGCTTCGAGGTCGAGCAGGTGCTCCATACCGGTGCGCCGCAGCTGAGCAACGTCGTCGTCGGCGAAATTCTCACGCGCGCGAAGCACCCGAACGCGGACAAGCTTTCCGTGTGCACGGTCGACGTCGGGCCAGCGGGTGGGGTGAAGACCATCGTCTGCGGCGCCCCGAATTGCGACGCCGGCCGACGTGTGCCGGTCGCGCTGCCGGGTGCCGTGCTGCCGGGCAATTTCACGATCAAGCAATCAAAGATTCGTGGACAGTCGTCCGACGGCATGATGTGCGCGCCCGACGAACTCGGGCTCGGCAGCGAGCACGCGGGTTTGCTGATTCTCGACGGTCAGCCGGCGCTCGGCACGCCGATCAACGACGTGCTGCCGCCCGGCGACGTGGTGTTCGATGTCGAGATCACGCCGAACCGGCCCGACTGCCAGTCGCACCTCGGCATCGCGCGCGAGCTGTCCGCCTGGTTCAAGCTGCCGCTGATCTACCCGCAGGAAAAATTCCGCGGCGATCTCACCGACGCCGGTTCGCGTCCCGAACTGCTGCGCAACGTCTCGGTGACTGCGCCGCAGGCGTGCCCGCTTTACACCGCGCACGTCATCACCGGGATCAAGATCGGCCCAAGCCCCGAATGGATGCAGCGCCGGCTCACCGCGGTCGGACTGCGGCCGATCAACAACGTGGTTGATGTGGGCAATTACGTGATGCTCGAGACGGGCCAGCCGCTGCACGCTTTCGATGCGCGCAAGCTCGGTGGCAACGAGATCATCGTGCGACCGGCGGCGGATGGCGAAAAGATCGTCACGCTCGACGGCAAGGAGCGCACCCTCAACCACCGGATGCTCGTGATCGCGGACGCACACAAACCGGTCGTCATTGCCGGCATCATGGGCGGCGAAAATTCGGGCGTGAGCGACGACACGACGGATCTCGTGCTCGAATGCGCGATCTTCAATCGTCAGTCGATCCGCTGGACCTCGCGGCAGCTCGGGCTGTCGTCGGATTCCTCCTACCGCTACGAGCGCGGGGTGGACCCGCACTCGTCGCTCGAAGCCGCGTGGCGCGCGATCGACCTGATCATCGAGACCGCCGGCGGCAAAGTGGTCGGACCGGCCTTCAAGGTCGGCGGCGAAGCGCCGTGGCAGCGCGAGATTGTGGTGACGCACGATTTCATCTGCGAGCAGGTGGGCTTTGACATTCCGGCGGCGGAGATGCGCGCCTCGTTCGAGGCGCTGGAGCTGACGGTCGTCCGCGAGGAGCCGACCGAGCGGCGCGGGCCGGCGTGGACCGTGAACATTCCGAGCTGGCGCGACGATCTCGACCGGCCGATCGATCTGGTGGAGGAAGTCCTGCGCCTCTACGGCACGGAGAAGATTCCCGCGAGCCGGGTCGTAGCGCCCTCGCTCGTCGGCGACGACGCGCCGGTGGTGCGGTTCAATCGCCGCGTGACCGACTACCTCGTCGGACACGACTTCCACGAATGCGTGAACTACACGCTCCGGCCGGCGAAGGAGTTGAAGACGTGGGTTTCGGAGACCGCCGCCGCCGAGCTGGCGCTGGCGAATCCGTTCGTCGAAGACCAGTCGCACCTGCGCCCCACACTGATCATGGGCCTGCTCGACACGCTGAAGCTCAACCAGGCGCGCGGCGTGCCGGTCTCGCGGCTGTGCGAGACAGGCCGGGTATTCATCGAGCGCAACGGCCAGAACTTCGAGTGTGCCGCGGTGGGATTTGTCATCGCCGAAGACGCCGAGCGGCGCTGGCTGAAACGCGAGCCGGCGGATTTCTATACGACGAA is part of the Opitutus terrae PB90-1 genome and harbors:
- a CDS encoding bifunctional folylpolyglutamate synthase/dihydrofolate synthase, which codes for MSDYTAATRYLLELKTRGVALGLERMRRFVALLGDPHLAVPCIHVAGTNGKGSVAAMLEAILRSAGWRTGLYTSPHLVRLGERVQVNRRSLAEHEIAGYVEELRRVAEGMEAEQGAERRPSYFEFMTALAFLHFQRSGCDVAVIEVGLGGRLDATNVVEPEVSVITSIGLDHVEQLGPTLLAIAGEKAGIIKRGRPVVIGRLSAEAEQVIRSVAAEQHAPLVSVRADFGEAIEHYPRTNLPGHYQRWNAATATLAACALPARWRIDGGVIERALQQVDWPGRWQRFAVDRRTVILDTSHNPEGMEVLDSSLARLVAETGRQPIIVAGALGPARARALLPVVCLHAAELRLVVPRQSRACSFEQLESLVPADFRGRVERSSVDALFPGPDQCTAGEPGGVVVVTGSIYLVGEVLARLEPERGPDDGQLQDF
- a CDS encoding GxxExxY protein, producing the protein MHPLFHKADALSGDVIGAAIEVHRDKGPGLLESIYERCLIHELSLRGHSSVNQKLVRITYKDLTFDEPLRFDVLVNDCLLIEAKSVEKILPIHKAQLLSYMKLLNVPVGLLINFHEAVLRNGISRLILPGSNLS
- the rplT gene encoding 50S ribosomal protein L20, with translation MARVTNSPASRKRRKKVLKYAKGYFGSKSKLYRYAKEAVQHAWQYAYDHRRKKKSDFRALWIVRVNAACRNAGISYSRFMEGLKAANIALDRKVLADLAVRDEAGFNVLVKQAQDALKTKAASAKKA
- a CDS encoding aminotransferase class IV, encoding MPEVATPPPPAPVYLDGRLVPAAAAVLPADDHGVLFGLGFYETFRTSGGRPHLWSYHRQRLGLACARAGISLPSHALANDEERLRAVAGEMLKSFGVHDAVFRYTITAGTSNSSASGLSGDPLYAEPHELMTVRAAPAPPNAEGVRLHVLNLRRDSGEWLPRPKSIACANVLLGAAELRQRAAEPADEGLLLNREDRWVIETLRQNVAWISDGRLCYPDLALGAIAGTCLAWVLELGCPSAPRRAHVDELLQADAVLVMNSVRGITPVREIRGQAGEVLRAEIASHEDPFVTSLSRQWSEALDATARGA
- the pheS gene encoding phenylalanine--tRNA ligase subunit alpha — protein: MQEQLSALLAKAQNELPALKTRPEFEAAKARFVGPHGELTALMKQMGTVPKEQRPALGKLINETKGQLQQQLDAALRTIEAGELQAQLGPAVDPTLPSPDAGPGTYHPLTLVREEMCRILRKVGFTVADGPEVETEFYCFDALNTPPDHPARDAQDTFYFPDNARFGNVSKKHAHEKYLLRTHTSSVQIRTMLKGEPPIRIVSPGRVYRRDTTDATHSANFHQLECLYVDKHVTVRDLKALLDYIFASLLGPDTKTRFRPHYFGYTEPSFEVDLTAKHLPKVNKEWIEIGGCGMVDPAVFAAVGYDPETWTGYAFGMGLERLAMLLYGIDDIRYFYQNDLRFLKQFA
- the pheT gene encoding phenylalanine--tRNA ligase subunit beta; this translates as MKISLNWLKDYVQLDASVDEICRAITFLGFEVEQVLHTGAPQLSNVVVGEILTRAKHPNADKLSVCTVDVGPAGGVKTIVCGAPNCDAGRRVPVALPGAVLPGNFTIKQSKIRGQSSDGMMCAPDELGLGSEHAGLLILDGQPALGTPINDVLPPGDVVFDVEITPNRPDCQSHLGIARELSAWFKLPLIYPQEKFRGDLTDAGSRPELLRNVSVTAPQACPLYTAHVITGIKIGPSPEWMQRRLTAVGLRPINNVVDVGNYVMLETGQPLHAFDARKLGGNEIIVRPAADGEKIVTLDGKERTLNHRMLVIADAHKPVVIAGIMGGENSGVSDDTTDLVLECAIFNRQSIRWTSRQLGLSSDSSYRYERGVDPHSSLEAAWRAIDLIIETAGGKVVGPAFKVGGEAPWQREIVVTHDFICEQVGFDIPAAEMRASFEALELTVVREEPTERRGPAWTVNIPSWRDDLDRPIDLVEEVLRLYGTEKIPASRVVAPSLVGDDAPVVRFNRRVTDYLVGHDFHECVNYTLRPAKELKTWVSETAAAELALANPFVEDQSHLRPTLIMGLLDTLKLNQARGVPVSRLCETGRVFIERNGQNFECAAVGFVIAEDAERRWLKREPADFYTTKHHVAAVAAAAGIDLARHQPVPVTGSFCGWQEGHSACAGQMEHGWTARFGLLNLAMVHALGIEGKVYAGIFAILPERISAASSRRRYADFSLLPAALRDLAVVVDESTPAEEVRQQLVQLGRKATGSAFGVEQIEIFDVYRGAGLPEGKKSIAFSLVFRAAERTLTDDEVNGAFQKIQDELLKNASWQIRK
- the rpmI gene encoding 50S ribosomal protein L35: MQKTKKSIAKRFKLTARGKLVRRTPGFRHLLATKSSKQKRRASRDKLVAEGHAAPLKRALPFGL